The following coding sequences are from one Vibrio syngnathi window:
- a CDS encoding ATP-binding protein: protein MRSLSRLLILTLTILSWPSHANLEYDLQSQPQVSNIAIDLDKRIDSLPDPLFMEQSDKRQVNILLAEVLRVQKLEIKTFEQQIKAYRDNNDADQWFAVQTSYVTLNNLNVSKQHLLEQTNSANKERLTGFGPYGVTQFKQEWELTKLNIEYLAYFQIRSFKALVNDIFISPVPVIGASLKVLFIYFGLVWWLANSTRLIELFRINFLEAKTTPPFLVRVIWYISRAERAIAWLIAITLSLRVLSNIPSLQHLIFLEIFTWWILGGSIAISFILEFAYRLGRTSNQEVIALRLSTIRRYVWSFIVAGVILQISSITLGKGTIYSWIYSALFFWFVLVTVSVLRLWRAKVFDTLQHISDRPVWVNWAVNRKDTLLLNILATAIGIVWLSVYNFQHRIMALLSNYTLFSQALAYLFRIEVAKQSDLDKNQQNLVRIKGDQTYEYILPGNIDSTLIDYAGDEVKQLSRYLMSDSPAICIVSGERGVGATTLLYTLLHKVSNAEPVYVSCPYAGYQELLAHLAVSIGLEEEATEIQILAHLRKSNTTYLIAIDNAQRLVKPMVGGLSDLIRLTNLLRRSKKNHRVVISIAKSSWRFVDRARGERLLFDLVCFLPRWTEKQVGELLNSRINTELEKPLSFDGLVVPKQWDQDDMSEEDRARQGFYRILWHYSDGNPTVALRFFRLSLNRNKETDQAVVRLFHVPEAQELENMPKPMLAVLRSIVQLEIASPEVLSECTQLSTAEITGILRYFESRGYIGWHEEKARISEHWFRHITNVLDRQHLLVK, encoded by the coding sequence ATGCGTTCACTATCGCGCTTGTTAATCCTCACTTTGACCATTCTCTCTTGGCCTAGTCATGCCAACTTGGAATATGACTTACAATCTCAACCGCAGGTATCCAATATAGCGATTGATCTGGATAAGCGTATTGATTCTCTACCCGATCCCCTTTTCATGGAACAATCGGACAAACGCCAAGTTAATATTTTGCTTGCCGAAGTTCTGCGTGTTCAGAAATTGGAAATCAAAACCTTCGAGCAACAGATAAAAGCTTATAGAGATAACAACGACGCTGATCAATGGTTTGCCGTTCAAACTAGCTACGTCACATTGAATAACTTAAACGTCAGTAAACAGCATCTTCTAGAACAGACGAACTCTGCGAACAAAGAACGCTTAACCGGCTTTGGCCCTTATGGTGTCACCCAGTTCAAGCAAGAGTGGGAATTAACTAAGCTCAATATTGAGTATCTTGCATACTTCCAAATCCGAAGCTTCAAGGCGTTAGTTAACGATATCTTTATTTCGCCCGTACCTGTGATTGGTGCGTCGTTAAAAGTGTTATTCATCTATTTCGGTTTAGTGTGGTGGCTTGCTAACAGCACTCGCTTAATTGAGTTGTTTCGAATTAACTTTCTTGAAGCGAAAACGACCCCTCCTTTCTTGGTTCGTGTCATTTGGTACATCAGCCGCGCTGAACGTGCGATTGCTTGGCTAATTGCCATCACGCTTTCATTGAGAGTGCTTTCAAACATCCCTAGCTTGCAACACCTGATTTTCCTCGAAATATTCACATGGTGGATTCTCGGTGGTTCGATTGCCATCAGCTTTATTTTGGAATTTGCCTACCGTTTAGGTCGTACATCCAATCAAGAAGTGATCGCGCTGCGCCTATCAACTATTCGCCGTTATGTGTGGAGCTTCATTGTTGCGGGGGTGATTCTACAGATATCGAGCATTACGCTAGGTAAAGGCACGATTTATAGTTGGATATATAGCGCCCTGTTTTTCTGGTTTGTATTGGTTACGGTGTCAGTGCTCAGGTTATGGAGAGCGAAGGTCTTTGATACACTTCAACACATTTCTGATCGTCCGGTATGGGTGAATTGGGCGGTAAACCGTAAAGATACCTTGTTACTTAATATACTGGCGACGGCCATTGGTATCGTGTGGCTGAGCGTTTACAACTTCCAACACCGCATCATGGCCTTGCTGTCTAACTACACGCTATTTAGTCAAGCTTTAGCGTATCTGTTTAGAATCGAAGTGGCTAAGCAGTCTGACCTTGATAAGAATCAGCAAAACTTGGTTCGAATCAAAGGGGATCAAACGTATGAATACATTCTGCCGGGTAATATAGACAGTACGTTGATTGACTATGCCGGTGACGAGGTTAAGCAATTGTCTCGATATTTGATGTCAGACAGCCCAGCTATCTGTATTGTTTCAGGCGAGCGTGGTGTGGGCGCGACAACGCTGCTTTATACCTTGCTGCACAAAGTATCTAACGCTGAGCCCGTATATGTAAGTTGCCCTTACGCGGGTTATCAAGAGCTCTTAGCGCATTTAGCCGTGAGCATCGGCTTGGAAGAAGAAGCGACTGAGATTCAGATCTTAGCGCACCTGCGTAAGAGCAATACCACTTACTTGATTGCGATAGACAACGCACAACGACTGGTGAAACCAATGGTCGGTGGCCTGTCTGATTTGATTCGTCTGACCAACCTTCTGCGTCGTTCTAAAAAGAATCACCGTGTCGTGATATCGATTGCCAAATCAAGCTGGCGATTTGTTGATCGAGCGCGTGGCGAGCGTCTGCTGTTTGATTTGGTGTGCTTCCTTCCGCGTTGGACAGAGAAACAAGTGGGTGAACTTCTAAATAGCCGTATCAATACAGAGCTTGAGAAGCCGTTGTCTTTTGATGGCTTAGTTGTCCCTAAGCAATGGGACCAAGATGACATGAGCGAGGAAGATCGTGCACGCCAAGGCTTCTATCGAATCTTGTGGCACTACTCTGATGGCAACCCTACCGTTGCGCTGCGTTTCTTTAGGCTCTCTTTGAACCGCAATAAAGAGACAGATCAAGCCGTGGTACGTTTGTTCCACGTTCCTGAAGCGCAGGAACTGGAGAATATGCCGAAACCTATGTTGGCTGTACTGCGTTCTATTGTGCAACTGGAAATCGCTTCTCCAGAAGTGTTGTCTGAATGTACACAGCTGAGCACGGCAGAGATAACGGGGATTCTGCGTTACTTTGAAAGCCGTGGTTATATTGGTTGGCATGAAGAAAAGGCTCGAATTTCCGAGCACTGGTTCCGCCACATTACTAACGTTCTTGATCGTCAACATCTACTGGTGAAGTAA
- a CDS encoding 4Fe-4S dicluster domain-containing protein has translation MLKQLLEQATSNNAKARLYAFENTVELTNLIPPTVSYESGGNTLIIGPTAIIESAAAQLPQLTSLTLLSTDGEKGKNPELYFANSVQVSGFLGTFEVVIESKGTSSNLAKIAINHDCFDVVLDLCLNSCMTEEVPVPGYYPVGRGYPKLAEALEEIPTLMGTFDKPKFFRLDTDLCAHSSRGVKGCERCVDACPAGALSSEGSDKTGHKIEINPYLCQGVGTCATSCPTEAITYALPSPDDTQKFIERTLANYEHAGGLDPIVLICSSRHETYNVMALKALPDNVIPIVVEELPSIGIDTWFAALVNGATQVLFAASRFMPETIIRVLNNEVGIAQELLDQIGVPKETIDILYLESLREGPPTLCVDSFDLALGDLQGNKRQRLFTALDAMSSSRIPVENIVELPSNAPYGTVSCESKDCTLCMSCVAVCPTRALHTDGASPSLKFVEQDCIQCGLCEKACPENVLTLTPRMNWVKEERQNAVVIHEEKAAECLRCHKPFAPQSMIDMLQNKLRGHSHFSDETAINRIAMCEDCRVVDMFDSMAQDPLKQLKY, from the coding sequence ATGCTTAAACAATTATTAGAACAAGCAACTTCAAATAACGCTAAAGCAAGACTGTATGCATTTGAAAATACAGTTGAGTTAACAAATCTGATTCCACCTACTGTTAGCTACGAAAGCGGCGGTAATACTCTTATTATTGGTCCAACTGCGATCATCGAAAGTGCTGCGGCTCAATTACCTCAATTGACGAGCTTAACCTTATTGTCGACAGACGGCGAAAAGGGCAAAAACCCAGAACTGTACTTCGCGAATTCGGTTCAAGTATCCGGTTTCCTTGGCACGTTTGAAGTTGTGATTGAGAGTAAAGGCACATCAAGCAACTTGGCGAAAATCGCGATTAATCACGATTGTTTCGATGTTGTTCTAGACCTATGTCTGAATAGCTGCATGACAGAAGAAGTGCCTGTACCGGGTTATTACCCAGTGGGCCGAGGCTATCCAAAACTGGCCGAAGCACTGGAAGAGATTCCAACGCTAATGGGTACATTTGATAAGCCTAAGTTCTTCCGTTTAGACACTGACCTTTGTGCGCACAGTTCTCGTGGCGTAAAAGGGTGTGAACGCTGTGTTGACGCTTGTCCTGCTGGCGCACTATCAAGTGAAGGCTCAGACAAAACAGGTCACAAGATCGAGATTAACCCTTATCTATGTCAAGGCGTAGGAACTTGTGCAACAAGCTGTCCTACAGAAGCGATTACCTATGCGCTTCCAAGCCCTGACGATACTCAAAAGTTCATTGAACGTACGCTAGCTAACTATGAACATGCGGGCGGTCTGGATCCAATCGTACTTATCTGTAGCTCTCGTCATGAGACTTACAATGTAATGGCGCTAAAAGCACTACCAGATAACGTTATTCCAATCGTGGTTGAAGAACTGCCTTCTATTGGTATTGATACTTGGTTTGCAGCGCTAGTGAATGGCGCAACTCAGGTTCTGTTTGCTGCTTCTCGTTTTATGCCAGAGACGATCATTCGTGTTCTGAATAACGAAGTAGGGATTGCTCAAGAGCTACTAGACCAAATCGGTGTTCCAAAAGAAACCATCGATATCCTGTATTTAGAATCTCTACGTGAAGGGCCTCCAACACTGTGCGTTGATTCTTTCGACCTTGCACTTGGCGATCTTCAAGGCAATAAACGTCAACGTCTGTTCACAGCACTCGATGCGATGTCTTCGTCTCGTATCCCAGTTGAAAACATTGTTGAACTTCCTTCGAATGCACCATACGGCACGGTTTCGTGTGAAAGCAAAGATTGTACTTTGTGTATGAGTTGTGTGGCGGTGTGTCCTACACGTGCTCTTCATACCGATGGCGCCTCTCCATCCCTTAAGTTTGTCGAACAAGACTGTATTCAATGTGGTCTGTGTGAAAAGGCATGTCCTGAGAATGTTCTTACTCTGACTCCTCGTATGAATTGGGTGAAAGAGGAACGTCAGAACGCTGTTGTGATTCATGAAGAGAAAGCCGCGGAATGTTTACGTTGTCATAAACCATTCGCACCGCAGTCTATGATTGACATGTTACAAAATAAGTTACGCGGTCACTCTCATTTCTCAGATGAGACAGCAATTAATCGTATTGCGATGTGTGAAGACTGCCGTGTGGTAGACATGTTCGATTCAATGGCTCAAGACCCATTGAAACAATTGAAATACTAG
- a CDS encoding ABC-F family ATPase — protein sequence MISTANITQQFGAKPLFENISVKFGEGNRYGLIGANGCGKSTFMKILSGELEPSAGNVSYDPNERVAKLNQDQFAYEEFTVIDTVIMGHKELWAIKQERDRIYSLPEMSEEDGMKVADLEVQFAEMDGYMAEAKAGELLLAVGIEESMHFGLMSEVAPGWKLRVLLSQVLFADPHIMLLDEPTNNLDMDTIKWLEDTLNQRNCTMIIISHDRHFLNSVCTHMADLDYGELRLFPGNYDEYMTAATQARERLLSDNAKKKAQIAELQTFVSRFSANASKAKQATSRAKQIDKIQLDEVKASSRQNPFIRFEQSKELFRNALVVENLSQGFEEDLYNKFDGIFEVGERVAIIGENGVGKTTLLNTLAGALEPRTGEYKWSENSNIGYYAQDHAHDFETDMNLFDWMSQWRQEGEDEQVVRGFLGRMLFGQDDIKKSVKVISGGEQGRMLLGKIMMHKPNILLMDEPTNHMDMESIEALNLALENYKGTLFFVSHDRVFVDSLATRILEIKDGKINDFRGTYAELLKARG from the coding sequence TTGATCTCCACAGCAAATATCACCCAACAATTCGGCGCTAAGCCACTTTTCGAAAATATTTCAGTTAAGTTCGGCGAAGGCAACCGCTACGGTTTAATCGGCGCGAATGGCTGTGGTAAATCGACGTTCATGAAGATCCTATCGGGTGAACTTGAGCCAAGTGCTGGTAACGTAAGCTACGATCCAAACGAGCGCGTTGCAAAGCTAAACCAAGACCAATTTGCTTACGAAGAATTCACGGTAATCGACACGGTTATCATGGGTCACAAAGAGCTTTGGGCTATAAAACAAGAACGTGACCGTATTTACTCGCTTCCAGAAATGAGCGAAGAAGATGGCATGAAAGTGGCTGACCTTGAAGTTCAGTTCGCTGAAATGGACGGCTACATGGCAGAAGCTAAAGCCGGTGAGCTTCTTCTTGCGGTAGGTATTGAAGAATCAATGCATTTCGGTCTGATGAGCGAAGTCGCACCAGGTTGGAAACTTCGTGTTCTATTGTCTCAAGTACTGTTTGCAGACCCGCATATCATGCTTCTTGACGAACCAACGAACAACCTGGATATGGACACTATTAAGTGGTTGGAAGATACGCTAAACCAACGTAACTGCACAATGATCATCATTTCGCACGACCGTCACTTCCTAAACTCTGTTTGTACACACATGGCTGACCTTGATTACGGCGAACTTCGTCTATTCCCTGGTAACTACGATGAGTACATGACGGCTGCGACTCAAGCTCGTGAACGTCTACTGTCTGACAACGCTAAGAAGAAAGCACAAATTGCTGAACTTCAAACGTTCGTATCTCGCTTCTCTGCTAACGCATCTAAAGCGAAGCAAGCAACGTCTCGTGCTAAGCAGATCGATAAGATCCAACTAGACGAAGTTAAAGCATCTAGCCGTCAAAACCCATTCATCCGTTTTGAACAGTCTAAAGAGCTATTCCGTAACGCACTTGTGGTTGAAAACCTATCTCAAGGTTTTGAAGAAGACCTATACAACAAGTTCGACGGTATTTTCGAAGTAGGTGAGCGTGTTGCTATCATCGGTGAAAACGGTGTAGGTAAAACAACACTACTTAACACACTAGCTGGCGCTCTTGAGCCACGCACTGGTGAGTACAAGTGGTCTGAAAACTCAAACATCGGTTACTACGCTCAAGATCACGCTCACGATTTCGAAACAGACATGAACCTGTTTGACTGGATGAGCCAATGGCGCCAAGAAGGCGAAGACGAGCAGGTTGTTCGTGGTTTCCTAGGTCGTATGTTGTTTGGTCAAGACGACATTAAGAAATCTGTAAAGGTTATCTCTGGTGGTGAGCAAGGTCGTATGCTTCTTGGTAAGATCATGATGCATAAACCAAACATCCTGCTAATGGATGAGCCAACAAACCACATGGATATGGAATCTATCGAAGCGCTTAACTTGGCTCTTGAGAACTACAAAGGCACATTGTTCTTCGTATCTCACGACCGTGTATTCGTAGACTCGCTTGCAACTCGTATCCTTGAAATCAAAGATGGCAAGATCAACGATTTCCGCGGTACTTACGCAGAATTATTGAAAGCACGCGGCTAA
- a CDS encoding DUF3305 domain-containing protein: MSEIKEFKEQYEKTEAAWPIGVQRIEKEIKTGIWVTTQWELTGFELSPEDDAQDVCLLQLHKDERTDYRFNLSSQQPKLFLVMDNVDSDVKPVIQLLTASQTVAGQYMDGDNQVLSYDIPLPVQAWMEAFIGRHGELLETRRKKRKGAGRSNGN, from the coding sequence ATGTCTGAGATAAAAGAATTCAAAGAACAATATGAAAAAACAGAAGCAGCTTGGCCAATCGGTGTCCAAAGAATAGAAAAAGAGATCAAAACAGGTATCTGGGTAACGACGCAATGGGAATTGACCGGGTTTGAACTGTCGCCAGAAGACGATGCCCAAGACGTTTGTTTACTCCAATTACATAAAGACGAGCGTACAGACTATCGATTCAACCTAAGCTCTCAGCAACCTAAGCTTTTCTTAGTAATGGATAATGTCGATTCTGATGTTAAGCCCGTCATTCAGTTACTTACTGCCTCACAAACCGTTGCAGGGCAATACATGGACGGTGACAACCAAGTGCTTTCCTACGACATTCCATTACCAGTACAAGCTTGGATGGAAGCGTTCATCGGTCGTCATGGCGAGTTATTAGAAACAAGACGTAAGAAACGCAAAGGCGCGGGAAGATCAAATGGCAACTAA
- a CDS encoding mechanosensitive ion channel family protein produces MKKLFILLFVGLASAVSFPTFATEELANVENISKIASLVRWSGVFFSMIVIAAMWLLLKFINSLVTSFGSQFVQYRMLLQKLQSFTQFFIYVSTGLIVFMMSFRINDQILALIGGTLAVSVGFALKDLAASFIAGITVMIDRPFQVGDRVTFEGNYGDIITIGLRSVRMRTLNDDIITIPNNKFLNEVTTSGNYGALDMQVVIPFYVGMNEDITLARDLIQEAASSSRYIHLPKPVTVLVKQTITDNYLAIQLTCKAYVVDTAYEKLFETDITLRVMKEFKKHNINPPKISVAAH; encoded by the coding sequence ATGAAGAAGTTATTTATCCTACTATTTGTTGGCTTGGCAAGTGCTGTCAGTTTCCCGACCTTTGCGACGGAAGAGTTAGCTAACGTAGAAAACATATCTAAGATAGCGAGCTTGGTGCGATGGAGCGGCGTGTTCTTCTCCATGATCGTTATTGCCGCAATGTGGTTGTTGCTCAAGTTCATCAATTCGTTGGTGACCAGTTTTGGTAGTCAGTTCGTGCAATATCGAATGCTGCTACAAAAGCTGCAATCGTTTACTCAGTTCTTTATCTACGTCAGCACCGGTCTTATCGTGTTCATGATGAGCTTTAGAATCAACGACCAAATCTTAGCTTTGATTGGTGGTACCCTCGCCGTGTCGGTCGGCTTTGCGCTTAAAGACTTGGCAGCATCGTTTATCGCTGGCATCACTGTGATGATTGACAGACCCTTTCAAGTTGGTGACCGCGTCACGTTTGAAGGTAACTATGGTGACATCATTACCATTGGTTTACGTTCTGTTCGAATGAGAACCCTAAATGACGACATCATTACGATCCCGAATAACAAGTTCTTAAATGAAGTGACCACCAGTGGTAACTATGGCGCATTGGACATGCAAGTGGTGATTCCGTTTTACGTCGGTATGAATGAAGACATCACCCTAGCCCGCGACCTGATTCAAGAAGCCGCGTCTTCAAGTCGTTACATACACTTACCAAAGCCTGTAACGGTTCTGGTTAAACAGACGATTACCGACAACTACCTAGCGATACAGTTGACGTGTAAGGCTTATGTGGTGGACACCGCGTATGAGAAATTGTTTGAAACCGACATTACCCTGCGTGTGATGAAAGAGTTTAAGAAGCACAACATCAACCCACCGAAGATTTCAGTGGCAGCGCATTAG
- the fdhD gene encoding formate dehydrogenase accessory sulfurtransferase FdhD encodes MVKPNIIKTSENPLQTIEVEVFDEYGEKLTKQIACERPLTVMLNWKEIVTLMTLGSRPESLVLGYLKNQSFLSDPEAVESIIIDWETSSAAVITKEDTSQLEQALKKKTVTSGCGQGTMYGNVMKQLEDYQVPQNKIKQSEIYTALEALTHYNDTYKKAGAVHGCAVCKDDKVLSFVEDVGRHNAVDTLAGEMWLNKESGDDKIFYTTGRLTSEMVIKVAQMGIPVLLSRSGVTQMGLDLAQKFGITTIARAKGLRFQVFTGAEKIDFDVKGE; translated from the coding sequence GTGGTAAAACCAAACATAATAAAGACCAGCGAAAACCCACTTCAGACAATCGAAGTTGAAGTGTTCGACGAATATGGTGAGAAACTAACTAAACAGATCGCTTGCGAACGCCCTCTTACCGTTATGTTGAACTGGAAAGAGATCGTAACCCTGATGACACTCGGCTCGCGCCCTGAATCTTTAGTCTTGGGTTATTTGAAGAACCAAAGCTTCCTTTCAGATCCAGAAGCGGTTGAATCTATCATCATCGATTGGGAAACCAGTTCTGCTGCAGTCATCACCAAAGAAGACACGAGCCAACTTGAGCAAGCGCTTAAGAAGAAGACAGTGACCTCGGGCTGCGGTCAGGGAACCATGTATGGCAACGTAATGAAGCAGTTGGAAGATTACCAAGTGCCTCAAAACAAGATTAAGCAATCTGAAATCTACACTGCGCTTGAAGCATTGACTCATTACAACGATACCTACAAGAAAGCTGGCGCAGTCCATGGTTGCGCGGTTTGTAAAGACGACAAAGTTCTATCGTTTGTTGAAGATGTTGGCCGACACAATGCCGTTGATACATTGGCTGGTGAGATGTGGCTTAACAAAGAGTCAGGTGATGATAAGATCTTCTATACAACAGGTCGTTTGACGTCAGAAATGGTTATCAAGGTCGCACAGATGGGTATCCCAGTTCTGCTATCACGTTCTGGCGTAACGCAAATGGGCTTAGATTTGGCTCAGAAATTTGGTATCACGACTATTGCCCGCGCTAAAGGCCTGCGTTTCCAAGTGTTCACTGGCGCAGAGAAGATTGATTTTGATGTGAAAGGTGAATAA
- a CDS encoding twin-arginine translocation signal domain-containing protein encodes MKDNKEINTSRRDLLKGLTTAAVAGAVVAGTTKVATASETVEMPEKDVKKTGYRETQHIRDYYDTL; translated from the coding sequence ATGAAAGATAATAAAGAGATAAACACAAGCCGTAGAGACTTACTCAAAGGTTTAACGACTGCAGCCGTCGCTGGAGCCGTTGTCGCTGGAACAACCAAAGTGGCAACTGCTTCAGAAACGGTTGAAATGCCTGAAAAAGACGTGAAGAAGACGGGCTATCGTGAAACGCAACATATTCGCGATTACTACGACACACTTTAG
- a CDS encoding TorD/DmsD family molecular chaperone — MDTNLDQAQEPELAKELKQEQTLRTEIYLVLSALFRSAPSEEVIDFLKTLDIEASESAMQKAWIAIQQAATESNREALEDEYQNLFIGIGRGEIVPFGSWHRTGAMMEKPLAEIRHDLELLGIERDDQVKEPEDHIAALCEVMAMLTGEEEALQQAVFNKHLGPWFNSFTRQLESAESANFYKSAAQLCEAFLTLEQVCFSVNTKSSKHKLKIDVKNVTDYE; from the coding sequence TTGGATACTAATTTGGATCAGGCACAAGAGCCTGAGCTCGCAAAAGAATTAAAGCAAGAACAGACACTAAGAACTGAAATCTATCTGGTTCTTTCTGCATTGTTTCGTAGCGCACCTTCTGAAGAGGTGATCGACTTTCTCAAGACGCTAGACATTGAAGCGTCTGAGAGTGCGATGCAAAAGGCTTGGATTGCGATTCAACAAGCCGCAACCGAATCAAACCGCGAAGCACTAGAAGATGAGTATCAAAATCTTTTCATTGGCATTGGCCGCGGAGAGATTGTTCCATTTGGCTCTTGGCATAGAACTGGCGCCATGATGGAAAAACCATTAGCAGAGATTCGTCATGACCTAGAGCTTTTAGGCATTGAACGTGATGATCAAGTGAAAGAACCAGAAGATCATATTGCTGCATTGTGTGAAGTAATGGCGATGCTAACCGGCGAAGAAGAAGCGCTTCAACAAGCCGTTTTCAATAAGCATCTTGGCCCTTGGTTTAACTCTTTTACACGTCAGCTTGAAAGTGCAGAAAGTGCGAACTTCTACAAATCGGCAGCTCAGCTGTGTGAAGCATTCTTAACGTTGGAGCAAGTTTGTTTCAGCGTGAACACAAAAAGCAGTAAACACAAATTAAAGATTGATGTGAAAAACGTCACTGATTACGAGTAA
- a CDS encoding DUF3306 domain-containing protein encodes MATNFFSRWSQRKLDESTDEPWEVEQTLEATALTPSDSSSSEISPADLSSEMESATPQSLESETLETNEEVHAADTQGSVPEATEDLSVAQLLVSEASESVKKAALRKLFLSEEFNVRDGLDDYDDDYSNLKSLSEGVAETLRDWVKDKTEEETTPEEEQVIDNKDEGDVLEGTESDLEVSDNEFETSESAEITEQERDLYKNTVSDDNATMSDEADLKEMGQNIPHKE; translated from the coding sequence ATGGCAACTAACTTCTTTAGTCGTTGGTCTCAACGAAAGCTTGATGAATCCACTGACGAACCTTGGGAAGTAGAGCAAACACTGGAAGCAACAGCACTCACTCCCTCTGATTCTTCATCTTCTGAGATTTCACCTGCTGATCTTTCGTCTGAAATGGAATCAGCAACGCCTCAGTCTTTAGAGAGTGAAACTTTAGAAACCAATGAAGAAGTTCACGCTGCTGACACTCAAGGTTCCGTACCAGAAGCCACTGAAGATTTGTCTGTAGCTCAATTATTGGTTTCAGAAGCATCAGAAAGCGTAAAAAAAGCGGCATTGCGTAAATTATTCCTCTCAGAAGAATTCAACGTTCGTGATGGTTTAGATGATTACGACGACGATTACAGTAATTTGAAGTCTCTTTCTGAAGGGGTTGCGGAAACCTTACGAGATTGGGTTAAAGATAAGACGGAAGAAGAAACCACACCAGAAGAAGAGCAAGTCATTGATAATAAAGATGAGGGTGACGTTTTAGAAGGTACTGAAAGCGATCTTGAGGTATCTGATAATGAATTTGAAACGTCAGAAAGTGCCGAAATAACCGAACAAGAAAGAGATCTGTATAAAAACACAGTATCAGATGATAACGCTACAATGTCAGACGAGGCTGACCTGAAAGAGATGGGACAAAATATACCACACAAAGAATAG